In the genome of Hippoglossus hippoglossus isolate fHipHip1 chromosome 4, fHipHip1.pri, whole genome shotgun sequence, one region contains:
- the LOC117760717 gene encoding interleukin-12 receptor subunit beta-1-like, producing METLRNWSSLRGYFVFIFLTTVSKGSACEAPTSPECFKKNASESVYTCEWSMSQTDGNVTFDLYFNKTKFKGIYQTWRTIREEALIQRREVYIWVEAHVGNSSCSSPRRSVVLKDIVKYDAPQNISMSWSKNSLSLMWEAPEKHPALAEVWFRRDGHPAESWEKIFTKTNTDQVTVENLSQHSAHWVQIRQRSTQVKDPLWSHWSPVVIVPAELAHKPEVNVTIKRLNGTREVTLTWKLMSHAAAAAAGVTYRLEDTQSSLGCPCLRTEKRRQHLKTNNFTIYVSYSPVDISVIARNAAGCSPSATVHVPAEPTADLKTCDKTVDNKSSKKTCKQWYELQDGGLKPDCVITLESKKKQVREQERKSVALLQDYVGYLYFEHMCDVGKPRTVKTCLYYQKEGAPRREPQDITVFGQTHNSANLSWKAITSEDQRGFLTHYSLCSVKMGSRNEMRECHNISASLRKYSLENLTPGTKYNISLAVVTRAGAGPAARVTINTLQEKHMNVWLSLGLLIGFFFTSTMCTVVLKRIQNKIFPPVPTPVIPDFSPNQRGQEMLEGKEEVDELILLQLHPERKTVPQEAEETTTLRGEWDAGSDEDVENESEGDSRMSEGSGDESPGSTDQEQKSSRVKKLTDLEQVESEIAMLIYRNGLVFDLKTDSP from the exons ATGGAAACTTTGAGAAACTGGAGTTCACTACGtggatattttgtgtttatcttCCTCACAACCGTAAGCAAAG GGTCTGCATGTGAAGCTCCTACAAGTCCTGAGTGCTTCAAGAAAAATGCTAGCGAATCGGTTTACACGTGTGAATGGAGCATGAGCCAGACTGATGGCAATGTGACGTTCGACCTTTACTTTAA CAAAACAAAGTTTAAGGGCATTTACCAGACCTGGCGCACGATCCGTGAGGAAGCGTTGATCCAACGCCGAGAGGTTTACATTTGGGTGGAAGCTCATGTAGGAAACTCCAGCTGCTCATCGCCCAGGAGGTCCGTGGTGCTCAAAGACATAG TTAAGTATGATGCACCACAAAATATTTCAATGTCCTGGTCAAAAAACAGCCTCAGCTTAATGTGGGAGGCTCCAGAGAAGCATCCAGCTTTAGCCGAGGTCTGGTTTCGACGAGATGGACACCCCGCAGAATCGTGGGAAAAA ATATTTACCAAAACCAACACGG ACCAGGTGACGGTGGAGAATCTCTCACAGCATTCAGCTCACTGGGTTCAGATCAGACAACGGTCCACTCAGGTCAAAGACCCGCTGTGGAGCCACTGGTCTCCAGTGGTGATTGTTCCTGCAG AGCTTGCACACAAGCCTGAAGTCAACGTGACAATCAAACGTTTGAATGGCACTAGAGAGGTGACGCTGACTTGGAAG CTGATGTcccacgcagcagcagcagcagcaggagtgaCCTACAGACTGGAGGACACACAGTCTTCTCTGGGATGTCCTTGTCTtaggacagagaagaggagacaacaCCTCAAAACAAATAACTTCACCATTTATGTGTCATACTCTCCCGTCGACATCTCTGTCATCGCCAGAAATGCAGCAGGGTGTTCTCCTTCAGCAACCGTTCATGTGCCAGCCGAACCTACTGCGGATTTAAAAA CTTGTGACAAAACGGTGGATAATAAATCCAGTAAGAAAACTTGCAAGCAATGGTACGAGCTTCAAGATGGAGGTTTGAAGCCAGACTGTGTGATAACTTtagaaagtaagaaaaaacaagtaagggagcaagaaagaaaga GCGTAGCTCTGTTACAGGATTACGTTGGCTACCTTTACTTTGAACACATGTGTGACGTTGGGAAGCCGCGGACGGTTAAGACGTGCCTCTACTACCAAAAAGAGGGAG CACCGCGCAGAGAACCTCAGGATATCACTGTTTTTGGTCAAACGCACAATTCTGCTAACCTCTCCTGGAAAGCGATCACCTCTGAGGACCAGCGAGGTTTCCTCACACACTACAGCCTGTGCAGTGTGAAAATGGGTTCGCGGAATGAGATGAGAG AGTGCCATAACATATCCGCCTCATTGAGAAAATACAGTCTGGAAAACTTGACACCGGGAACAAAATACAATATCAGCCTGGCCGTAGTGACCCGAGCGGGAGCCGGACCCGCAGCCAGAGTCACTATCAACACGCTGCAGGAGAAACATATGAATG TGTGGTTGAGTTTGGGCCTGCTGATTGGGTTCTTCTTCACCTCGACAATGTGCACCGTCGTCTTGAAGAG AATCCAAAACAAAATCTTTCCTCCTGTGCCGACGCCGGTTATTCCAGATTTCTCACCCAATCAACGTGGTCAG GAGATGCtggaggggaaagaggaggTGGACGAGCTGatactgctgcagctgcacccaGAGCGGAAGACTGTCcctcaggaagcagaggaaaccACCACCCTCCGAGGAGAGTGGGACGCTGGGAGCGACGAGGACGTGGAGAATGAGAGTGAGGGGGATTCGAGGATGTCAGAGGGGAGCGGTGATGAGAGTCCTGGCTCCACAGATCAGGAGCAGAAGAGCTCCAGAGTCAAAAAACTAACAGATCTGGAGCAGGTGGAAAGTGAGATCGCCATGCTGATATACAGGAATGGTTTGGTCTTTGATCTAAAGACAGATTCACCTTAA
- the LOC117760262 gene encoding uncharacterized protein LOC117760262 codes for MVDNIVRRPIGLVLLATAHMVLNGPSQAPVEFTGTLGSSFTFHFRFNDTVINENSHFAVYITGQKKIAEHKYKGNLGVFTICQNTSVLYHIKKLKQNDSEMYWVSLFPESGPPRESNKVQLSVQDGNRSVTVSPRPINATTTENPGSSGPFSSYLAPVLVAPVVLLAAVLPLLIWCLVRTKEKQQQPQQNSNPTVQEAVAGSNTGPPPSLIYSVLDFAKRPPAALGMKPDDTEYAAVSYLPDNRRM; via the exons ATGGTCGACAACATCGTCAGGAGGCCAATCGGGTTAGTTCTGCTCGCCACAGCTCACATGGTGCTCAACG GCCCCAGTCAAGCACCGGTCGAGTTCACCGGGACCCTGGGCAGCAGCTTCACCTTCCATTTTAGATTTAATGACACTGTCATTAATGAGAACAGTCATTTTGCAGTTTACATAACAGGCCAGAAAAAGATTGCAGAGCACAAGTACAAAGGCAACTTGGGTGTTTTTACCATTTGCCAAAACACTTCTGTTCTGTACCACATTAAAAAGCTTAAACAGAATGACAGTGAAATGTATTGGGTCAGCTTGTTCCCTGAGTCTGGACCCCCCAGAGAAAGTAACAAGGTGCAGCTGTCCGTCCAAGATGGGAACAGAAGCGTCACAG TTTCTCCACGGCCGATTAACGCAACAACAACCGAGAACCCAGGAAGCTCCGGTCCCTTTTCCTCTTACCTCGCCCCCGTCCTTGTGGCTCCTGTCGtgctgctggctgcagtactTCCACTGCTGATCTGGTGTCTAGTGAGAACCAAAG agaaacaacaacaaccacaacaaaactcTAATCCCACAGTGCAG GAAGCAGTTGCTGGGTCCAACACTGGGCCTCCACCCTCACTAATCTACAGCGTCCTGGACTTTGCCAAAAGACCTCCTGCAGCTTTGGGCATGAAGCCCGATGATACAGAGTACGCCGCTGTCAGCTATCTCCCAGATAATAGAAGAATGTGA